The proteins below are encoded in one region of Salipiger sp. H15:
- a CDS encoding substrate-binding domain-containing protein: MKTLFRLGTAGSAMALMLAAPAAFAQDGDILVGLITKTDTNPFFAKMREGAAAKAEELGVKFQAFAGKYDGDNDTQITAIENLIAAGADGILLLASDTKAIVPTVQKARDAGILVIALDTPLEPIDAADATFATDNFLAGEMIGGWARETLGEEAAQAAKIAFLDAHESQPTVDVKRDQGFMQGFGIDIKNPDRRDDEDDPRIVGHEMAGGSEVGGRDGMETLLQKDFDVNVVYTINEPTAAGAWEALKGAGKDDGSVLITSVDGGCPGVRNVQDGVIGATSMQFPLLMASLGVEAVVAFAKDGTLPAPSEGLDFYNTGVKLVTDKPVEGLESITSEEALELCWG, translated from the coding sequence ATGAAAACGCTTTTTAGGCTGGGGACCGCAGGGTCCGCCATGGCCCTGATGCTGGCTGCCCCGGCGGCATTTGCCCAGGACGGTGACATTCTCGTCGGGCTGATCACCAAGACCGACACCAACCCCTTCTTTGCCAAGATGCGCGAGGGCGCGGCCGCCAAGGCCGAGGAGCTGGGCGTGAAGTTCCAGGCCTTCGCCGGCAAGTACGACGGCGACAACGACACGCAGATCACCGCCATCGAGAACCTCATCGCCGCCGGGGCCGACGGCATCCTGCTGCTGGCGAGCGACACCAAGGCGATCGTGCCCACGGTGCAGAAGGCGCGCGACGCGGGGATCCTCGTCATCGCTCTCGACACGCCGCTCGAGCCGATCGACGCGGCGGACGCCACCTTTGCCACCGACAATTTCCTCGCCGGCGAGATGATCGGCGGGTGGGCGCGCGAGACGCTGGGCGAAGAGGCGGCGCAGGCGGCGAAGATCGCCTTTCTCGACGCGCATGAAAGCCAGCCGACGGTCGACGTGAAGCGCGACCAGGGCTTCATGCAGGGCTTCGGCATCGACATCAAGAACCCCGACCGGCGCGACGACGAGGACGATCCGCGCATCGTCGGACACGAGATGGCGGGCGGCTCCGAGGTCGGCGGCCGCGACGGCATGGAGACGCTGCTGCAGAAGGATTTCGACGTCAACGTCGTCTACACGATCAACGAGCCCACCGCCGCCGGCGCCTGGGAGGCGCTGAAGGGCGCGGGCAAGGACGACGGCTCGGTGCTGATCACCTCGGTCGACGGCGGCTGCCCGGGCGTGCGCAACGTGCAGGACGGGGTGATCGGCGCGACCTCGATGCAGTTCCCGCTGCTGATGGCCTCGCTCGGGGTCGAGGCGGTTGTGGCCTTTGCCAAGGACGGCACGCTGCCCGCACCCTCCGAGGGGCTCGATTTCTACAACACCGGGGTGAAGCTGGTGACCGACAAGCCGGTGGAGGGGCTCGAGTCCATCACCAGCGAGGAGGCGCTCGAGCTCTGCTGGGGCTGA
- a CDS encoding ABC transporter permease, with the protein MASNDLPQFATQDARLSRRVINLLHGNPTIIPLLVLVLGLAVFSSVVGQRFFHPFNLSLVLQQVTIIGTVALAQTLIILTAGIDLSVGAIVVLSSVAMGRLAMDHDLPPGLALALGIAVGSGCGALNGFFVTMIRLPPFIVTLGTWSVFNALIQFWSGGETIRQQEIEASAPVLQWTGEALRMGAARLTIGSLLMLLLAGLLWYVLNRTAYGRHVYAVGNDPNAARLSGIGTRRVLFTVYLAAGTICGFAGWLLIGRIGAISPLGGAMTNLDSITAVVIGGTSLFGGRGSIIGTLIGALIVGFFRNGLALAGLDVLWQEFTIGFLIIIAVSFDQWLRRIST; encoded by the coding sequence ATGGCCAGCAACGACCTGCCGCAGTTCGCCACCCAAGACGCCCGCCTGTCGCGCCGGGTGATCAACCTGCTGCACGGCAACCCGACGATCATCCCGCTGCTCGTTCTGGTGCTGGGGCTGGCGGTGTTCTCGTCGGTGGTCGGGCAGCGCTTCTTCCACCCGTTCAACCTGTCGCTGGTGCTGCAGCAGGTGACCATCATCGGCACCGTGGCGCTGGCCCAGACGCTGATCATCCTGACCGCCGGGATCGACCTCTCGGTGGGGGCCATCGTGGTGCTGAGCTCGGTCGCCATGGGGCGGCTGGCGATGGACCATGACCTGCCGCCGGGCCTCGCGCTGGCGCTCGGCATCGCGGTCGGCTCGGGCTGCGGCGCGCTCAACGGCTTCTTCGTGACGATGATCCGCCTGCCGCCCTTCATCGTCACCCTGGGCACCTGGAGCGTGTTCAACGCGCTCATACAGTTCTGGTCGGGCGGCGAGACCATCCGCCAGCAGGAGATCGAGGCCAGCGCCCCGGTGCTGCAATGGACCGGCGAGGCGCTGCGCATGGGCGCGGCGCGGCTGACCATCGGCTCGCTGCTGATGCTGCTGCTGGCGGGGCTCTTGTGGTACGTGCTCAACCGCACCGCCTATGGCCGCCACGTCTACGCGGTGGGCAACGATCCCAACGCGGCGCGGCTCTCGGGCATCGGCACGCGGCGGGTGCTCTTCACCGTCTACCTTGCCGCCGGGACGATCTGCGGTTTCGCCGGATGGCTGCTGATCGGGCGCATCGGCGCGATCAGCCCGCTGGGCGGGGCGATGACCAACCTCGACAGCATCACCGCCGTGGTGATCGGCGGCACCAGCCTCTTCGGCGGGCGCGGCTCGATTATCGGCACGCTGATCGGCGCGCTGATCGTCGGCTTCTTCCGCAACGGGCTGGCGCTGGCCGGGCTCGACGTGCTCTGGCAGGAGTTCACCATCGGCTTCCTGATCATCATCGCGGTCTCCTTCGACCAGTGGCTGCGGAGGATCTCGACATGA
- a CDS encoding ATP-binding cassette domain-containing protein, with translation MMAAPVTPAEPVLRARGLMKSFGRVVAMDGADFDLLPGEILAVIGDNGAGKSTMISALAGAVRPDAGEIFLGGEQVQFHSPMDAREKGIETVFQGLALAPALTIVDNLFLGREIRVAGMRGKVFRLLDRPRMREEARRHLSELGLMTIQNIDQVVETLSGGQRQGVAVARACAFGSKVVILDEPTAALGVKESRKVLDLIRDVRARGISIVLISHNMPHVFEIADRVHIHRLGRRVAVVRPSEISMSDAVAIMTGAMEPPAPDSDPHPEPART, from the coding sequence ATGATGGCGGCACCCGTCACCCCTGCAGAGCCGGTGCTTCGGGCGCGCGGGCTGATGAAGTCCTTCGGCCGGGTCGTGGCCATGGACGGCGCCGATTTCGACCTGCTGCCGGGCGAGATCCTCGCGGTGATCGGCGACAACGGCGCGGGCAAGTCGACGATGATCTCGGCGCTGGCGGGCGCGGTGCGCCCCGATGCCGGAGAGATCTTCCTCGGCGGCGAGCAGGTGCAGTTCCACAGCCCGATGGACGCGCGCGAGAAGGGCATCGAGACGGTGTTCCAGGGCCTCGCGCTGGCCCCGGCGCTGACCATCGTCGACAACCTCTTCCTCGGGCGCGAGATCCGCGTGGCCGGGATGCGCGGCAAGGTCTTCCGCCTGCTCGACCGCCCGCGCATGCGCGAGGAGGCGCGGCGGCACCTGTCCGAGCTCGGGCTGATGACCATCCAGAACATCGACCAGGTGGTCGAGACGCTCTCGGGCGGGCAGCGGCAGGGCGTCGCGGTGGCGCGCGCCTGCGCCTTCGGCTCGAAGGTGGTGATCCTCGACGAGCCCACCGCCGCGCTCGGCGTGAAGGAAAGCCGCAAGGTGCTCGACCTCATCCGCGACGTGCGGGCGCGCGGCATCTCGATCGTGCTGATATCGCACAACATGCCGCATGTCTTCGAGATCGCCGACCGCGTCCACATCCACCGGCTCGGCCGCCGCGTCGCGGTGGTGCGGCCTTCCGAGATTTCCATGTCCGACGCCGTGGCGATCATGACCGGCGCCATGGAGCCGCCCGCCCCCGACTCCGACCCCCACCCCGAACCCGCAAGGACCTAG
- a CDS encoding carbohydrate kinase family protein gives MGSIRSGFVTGGTWCVDHNMVLPRWPEEETATRIVSASAQGGGAGCNFAVDIRRLAPEIPVSTIGLCGEDPDGRLLRGVAAEHGIDTTRFHVDPALRTHRTMAFTSAANGRRTHIFEADSSDHLSPDHFDFEGVTARMLHLGLPGTHALLDGPWLGDPSGWVTVLRKARAAGLRTNMEVMSIPRSDLRRMILPCLPHLDYLVVNDYEIGAFADMPTVPGGETSVPAVLAALRRVMELGSMEIAVAHFPGGALALERSGAVQSHPSTRFPQAEVKGTNGAGDAFAAGFFCGQYRGVPLRECLGYAHAAAAASLRSVDTYGAVESIEACLALAARNGWREALDVGAA, from the coding sequence ATGGGCAGCATTCGCAGCGGCTTCGTCACCGGCGGCACTTGGTGCGTCGATCACAACATGGTCCTGCCGCGCTGGCCCGAGGAGGAGACGGCGACGCGCATCGTCTCGGCCTCGGCGCAGGGCGGCGGGGCGGGCTGCAACTTCGCCGTCGACATCCGCCGCCTCGCGCCCGAGATCCCGGTCTCCACCATCGGGCTCTGCGGCGAGGACCCGGACGGGCGGCTGTTGCGCGGCGTGGCGGCGGAGCATGGTATCGATACCACCCGCTTCCACGTCGACCCCGCCCTGCGCACGCACCGCACCATGGCCTTCACCTCCGCGGCGAACGGACGGCGCACCCACATCTTCGAGGCCGACTCCAGCGATCATCTGTCGCCCGATCATTTCGACTTCGAGGGCGTCACCGCGCGGATGCTGCACCTCGGCCTGCCGGGCACCCACGCGCTGCTCGACGGGCCGTGGCTGGGCGATCCGAGCGGCTGGGTCACGGTGCTGCGAAAGGCCCGCGCGGCGGGGCTGCGCACCAACATGGAGGTGATGAGCATCCCGAGGAGCGACCTGCGCCGGATGATCCTGCCCTGCCTGCCGCATCTCGACTACCTCGTGGTCAACGACTACGAGATCGGCGCCTTCGCCGACATGCCGACAGTACCGGGCGGCGAAACCTCGGTGCCCGCCGTGCTGGCGGCGCTGCGCCGGGTGATGGAGCTCGGGAGCATGGAGATCGCCGTCGCGCATTTCCCCGGCGGCGCGCTGGCGCTCGAGCGGAGCGGCGCGGTGCAGTCCCACCCCTCGACGCGCTTCCCGCAGGCCGAGGTGAAGGGCACCAACGGCGCCGGAGATGCCTTTGCCGCGGGGTTCTTCTGCGGCCAGTACCGCGGCGTGCCGCTGCGCGAGTGCCTCGGTTACGCCCATGCCGCCGCCGCCGCCTCGCTGCGCTCGGTCGATACCTACGGCGCGGTGGAAAGCATCGAGGCCTGCCTCGCGCTCGCGGCGCGCAACGGCTGGCGCGAGGCGCTCGACGTGGGCGCGGCCTGA
- a CDS encoding MT-A70 family methyltransferase yields the protein MHSSTTVADDLRSSLEGQKFGCVLADLPWRLREGAEASHRPALGLDEICALPVAELMEDRAHCYLWVPNALLPEGMQVLDAWGFKYTSNIVWQKAAPDGGLGAPGEGDVFGDVTALLLFGTRGKNVRTLAPARSQVNFIPPGNASVQGGLAQMPKPDEQYGIIERCSWGPFLELFGHGAREGWTVWDGRA from the coding sequence ATGCACAGCTCTACGACCGTGGCCGACGACCTGCGCTCCTCGCTCGAGGGGCAGAAATTCGGCTGCGTCCTTGCCGACCTGCCGTGGCGGCTCCGGGAGGGCGCGGAGGCGTCGCACCGCCCCGCGCTCGGCCTCGACGAGATCTGCGCGCTGCCCGTCGCCGAGCTGATGGAGGACCGCGCACATTGCTACCTCTGGGTGCCGAACGCGCTGCTGCCCGAGGGGATGCAGGTGCTCGACGCCTGGGGGTTCAAGTACACCAGCAACATCGTCTGGCAGAAGGCCGCGCCGGACGGCGGCCTTGGCGCGCCCGGCGAGGGGGATGTCTTCGGCGACGTCACCGCGCTCTTGCTCTTCGGGACGCGCGGCAAGAACGTGCGGACGCTCGCCCCGGCGCGCAGCCAGGTGAACTTCATCCCGCCCGGCAATGCCTCGGTGCAGGGCGGTCTCGCGCAGATGCCGAAGCCGGACGAACAATACGGCATCATCGAGCGTTGCAGCTGGGGCCCGTTCCTCGAGCTCTTCGGCCATGGCGCGCGCGAGGGCTGGACGGTCTGGGACGGCCGCGCCTGA
- a CDS encoding LysR family transcriptional regulator encodes MPPPPPNPASIDFAALNLLRVVHELGSFTAAAEKLNVNQSAVSYTVAKLRACFHDPLFVREGGQQVATERCEEILSKSLQMLGMLDEMLQPDAFDPGNATQNVTIACNFYERVLLIPGIVAAIRREAPGMTVKVISSLGDGHLRLLRREADVLIGPFSRAESGFHSRRLYAEDYACLMDPGHPLARHRLGAADYLSLNHVLIDYGAGWQSAYLRELEAAGHRLAPTIIAPSPAGLGTLIAGSDLVATIPRRLGEQTAEGLVVTDCPFPGAFDVSLVWAAHTNASAMHRWLRDLIRASCRD; translated from the coding sequence ATGCCACCGCCGCCGCCCAATCCCGCCAGCATCGACTTCGCCGCGCTGAATCTTCTGCGCGTGGTGCACGAGCTGGGCTCCTTCACCGCCGCCGCCGAGAAGCTGAACGTCAACCAGTCCGCCGTCAGCTACACGGTCGCCAAGCTGCGCGCCTGTTTCCACGACCCGCTCTTCGTGCGCGAGGGCGGGCAGCAGGTGGCCACCGAGCGCTGCGAGGAAATCCTCTCCAAGTCGCTGCAGATGCTGGGAATGCTCGACGAGATGCTGCAGCCCGACGCCTTCGATCCGGGCAATGCGACGCAGAACGTCACCATCGCCTGCAACTTCTACGAGCGCGTGCTGCTGATCCCCGGCATCGTCGCGGCGATCCGGCGCGAGGCCCCGGGGATGACAGTCAAGGTGATCAGCTCGCTCGGCGACGGCCACCTGCGGCTGCTGCGGCGCGAGGCGGACGTGCTCATCGGCCCCTTCTCGCGGGCCGAATCCGGCTTCCACTCGCGCCGGCTCTACGCCGAGGACTATGCCTGCCTGATGGATCCCGGGCACCCGCTCGCCCGGCACCGGCTGGGTGCCGCGGACTACCTGTCGCTGAACCACGTGCTGATCGACTACGGCGCGGGCTGGCAGTCGGCCTACCTGAGGGAGCTCGAGGCGGCGGGGCACCGGCTGGCGCCGACGATCATCGCCCCCAGCCCCGCCGGGCTCGGCACGCTGATCGCGGGCTCGGACCTTGTCGCCACGATCCCGCGCCGGCTGGGCGAGCAGACCGCCGAGGGGCTGGTGGTCACCGACTGCCCGTTTCCCGGCGCCTTCGACGTGTCGCTGGTCTGGGCGGCGCACACCAATGCCTCGGCCATGCACCGCTGGCTGCGCGATCTCATCCGGGCAAGCTGCCGCGACTGA
- a CDS encoding cytochrome P450: MALAPLDEEITLDQLSADPYPIYRRLRAESPVLRVAATGRTLLTKAALTKAVKENPELFSSDDPHTPMKPAFRAHTLMRKDGEDHFVERKAISKALTPKMIKSDWGPLYEQMAEEYVSRLPRGETVDLFSELCGPLAARILAHILGIPEANDEQMQRWSQVLIDGAGNFGWKPELFAASDAANDEMDALFGELEHKRRAEPDGSAYSVMLNADDPIPMSQIYSNIKIAIGGGINEPRDALATIVYGLLTNPDQLAEVRAQEAWDRAFEEGIRWVAPIQVSSRRALEDTELGGYDIRKGDTVMTVQASANRDEEIYEDGENFFVFRDKNPHQAFGNGPHHCAGAHVARRTVGKIILPMLFDRFPNMSLPDPQAVIWKGFGFRGPINLPVILN; encoded by the coding sequence ATGGCGCTTGCACCGCTTGACGAGGAGATCACGCTCGACCAGTTGAGCGCGGATCCCTATCCGATCTATCGCCGGCTGCGGGCCGAAAGCCCGGTGCTGCGCGTCGCGGCGACCGGCCGCACGCTGCTGACCAAGGCGGCGCTGACCAAGGCGGTGAAGGAAAACCCCGAGCTGTTCAGCAGCGACGATCCGCACACGCCGATGAAGCCGGCCTTCCGCGCGCACACGCTGATGCGCAAGGACGGCGAGGACCATTTCGTCGAGCGCAAGGCGATCTCCAAGGCGCTGACGCCCAAGATGATCAAGTCCGACTGGGGCCCGCTCTACGAGCAGATGGCCGAAGAGTATGTCTCGCGCCTGCCGCGCGGCGAGACGGTGGACCTCTTCTCGGAACTCTGCGGCCCGCTGGCGGCGCGCATCCTTGCGCATATCCTCGGCATCCCCGAGGCCAATGACGAGCAGATGCAGCGCTGGTCGCAGGTGCTGATCGACGGCGCCGGGAATTTCGGCTGGAAGCCCGAGCTCTTCGCCGCCTCGGACGCCGCGAATGACGAGATGGACGCGCTCTTCGGCGAGCTCGAGCACAAGCGCCGCGCCGAGCCCGACGGGTCGGCCTATTCGGTGATGCTCAACGCCGACGATCCGATCCCGATGAGCCAGATCTATTCCAACATCAAGATCGCCATCGGCGGCGGCATCAACGAGCCGCGCGACGCGCTGGCCACGATCGTCTACGGGCTGCTGACCAACCCGGACCAGCTGGCCGAGGTGCGCGCGCAGGAGGCCTGGGACCGCGCCTTCGAGGAGGGCATCCGCTGGGTCGCGCCGATCCAGGTCAGCTCGCGCCGGGCGCTCGAGGACACCGAGCTTGGCGGCTACGACATCCGCAAGGGCGACACGGTGATGACGGTGCAGGCCTCGGCCAACCGCGACGAGGAGATCTACGAGGACGGCGAGAACTTCTTCGTCTTCCGCGACAAGAACCCGCACCAGGCCTTCGGCAACGGCCCGCACCATTGCGCCGGCGCGCACGTGGCGCGGCGCACGGTGGGCAAGATCATCCTTCCCATGCTGTTCGACCGCTTCCCGAACATGTCGCTGCCCGATCCGCAGGCGGTGATCTGGAAGGGCTTCGGCTTCCGCGGGCCGATCAACCTGCCGGTGATCCTGAACTGA
- a CDS encoding 2Fe-2S iron-sulfur cluster-binding protein: MIKVTYVAQDGSATTIEAEEGTSVMQAAVSNDLDGIVGECGGSMMCATCHCYVDEAWEERTGARSADEEEMLEGAAAEVTGRSRLSCQIRLDPSLDGLVVHLPEEQL, from the coding sequence ATGATCAAGGTGACCTACGTCGCCCAGGACGGCAGTGCGACCACCATCGAGGCCGAGGAGGGCACCAGCGTCATGCAGGCGGCGGTGTCGAACGACCTCGACGGGATCGTCGGCGAATGCGGCGGCTCGATGATGTGCGCCACCTGCCATTGCTACGTCGACGAGGCCTGGGAAGAGCGCACCGGCGCCCGGTCCGCGGACGAGGAGGAGATGCTCGAGGGGGCCGCGGCCGAGGTCACCGGACGCTCGCGCCTGTCGTGCCAGATCAGGCTCGACCCGTCGCTCGACGGGCTGGTGGTGCACCTGCCCGAGGAACAGCTTTGA
- a CDS encoding FAD/NAD(P)-binding oxidoreductase — protein sequence MSQPGVLILGAGQGGLQAAISLRQNGYAGPVTLVGAEPGLPYQRPPLSKAYLLEGKAEALALRPESFFTSKAITLRPGTWVDAIDRAARQIRIGSEMLPYDHLILATGTRNLRPPIAGLERALDLRTLADAAALRMALADPQRIAVIGGGFIGLEFAAVARKLGHEVSVIEAAPRLMARAVSPAMSRHFEHWHRAQGVALHLGQPAVAVDEGGVTLADGTHVAAGFVLLAAGVRPNSELAEAAGLATGNGVTVDAGLRTSDPAIFALGDCACFPDPRTGAPVRLESVQAATDHARLIAARIAKGETADYAALPWFWSDQGDQKLQIAGLAGPETTEEVVAEGVVARFDALGLAAVETVNNARAHMKARRMLASGSAAGLAALEELIAA from the coding sequence TTGAGCCAGCCCGGGGTCCTGATCCTCGGGGCCGGGCAGGGCGGGCTCCAAGCCGCGATCAGCCTGCGCCAGAACGGCTATGCCGGGCCGGTGACGCTGGTCGGGGCCGAGCCGGGGCTGCCCTACCAGCGCCCGCCGCTGTCCAAGGCCTACCTGCTCGAGGGCAAGGCCGAGGCGCTGGCGCTGCGGCCCGAGAGCTTCTTCACCTCGAAGGCGATCACGCTGCGCCCGGGGACGTGGGTCGATGCCATCGACCGGGCGGCGCGGCAGATCCGCATCGGGTCCGAGATGCTGCCCTACGATCACCTGATCCTCGCCACCGGCACGCGCAACCTGCGCCCGCCGATCGCCGGGCTCGAGCGCGCGCTCGACCTGCGCACGCTGGCGGATGCCGCGGCGCTGCGCATGGCGCTGGCCGATCCGCAGCGCATCGCGGTGATCGGCGGCGGCTTCATCGGTCTCGAGTTCGCCGCCGTCGCGCGCAAGCTCGGCCACGAGGTCAGCGTGATCGAGGCCGCGCCGCGGCTGATGGCCCGCGCCGTCTCGCCCGCCATGTCGCGGCATTTCGAGCACTGGCACCGTGCGCAGGGCGTGGCGCTGCATCTCGGCCAGCCCGCCGTGGCGGTCGACGAGGGCGGCGTGACGCTGGCGGACGGAACCCATGTCGCCGCGGGCTTCGTGCTGCTCGCCGCCGGCGTGCGCCCGAACAGCGAGCTTGCCGAGGCGGCGGGGCTGGCGACGGGCAACGGCGTCACGGTCGATGCCGGGCTCCGCACCTCGGACCCGGCGATCTTCGCGCTTGGCGACTGCGCCTGCTTCCCCGACCCGCGCACCGGCGCGCCGGTGCGGCTCGAGTCGGTGCAGGCCGCGACCGACCACGCCCGGCTCATCGCCGCGCGCATCGCCAAGGGCGAGACCGCGGATTATGCCGCGCTGCCGTGGTTCTGGTCCGACCAGGGCGACCAGAAGCTGCAGATCGCCGGTCTTGCCGGGCCGGAGACGACGGAGGAGGTCGTCGCCGAGGGGGTCGTCGCGCGGTTCGACGCGCTGGGGCTCGCCGCGGTCGAGACGGTCAACAACGCCCGCGCGCACATGAAGGCGCGGCGGATGCTGGCCTCGGGCAGTGCGGCAGGGCTTGCCGCGCTGGAAGAGTTGATCGCCGCCTGA